The following coding sequences lie in one Rhea pennata isolate bPtePen1 chromosome 10, bPtePen1.pri, whole genome shotgun sequence genomic window:
- the INSYN1 gene encoding inhibitory synaptic factor 1, protein MNSRTSQDRQPREDPGSGSSGSNCSSGRSNCERERIRSRMKMVIGQLEGILQELKEVAKELREVVSQIDRLTSDFEFDLEPDDWTTATASSTSSSEKGGGGSGGGAELGQLDLLASDILSDSWEFCSFLEASTPSDPGDGPEPPAPPGRPLLNGGAPLANGPRGGTPDSSSEEAFGGGGPGPRGPSARPPGARERVRFSDEVLYHALCCDDDRGGGEQQRRRRRRPAAAAAAVAGLRRRPPTRSSGTQTVADKSTQTALPYAPAKAKIPNKN, encoded by the exons ATGAACTCCCGCACCTCCCAGGACAGGCAGCCCCGCGAAGAccccggcagcggcagcagcggcagcaaCTGTAGCAGCGGCAGGAGCAACTGCGAGAGGGAGCGCATCCGGAGCCGCATGAAAATGGTGATCGGGCAACTGGAAGGCATCTTGCAGGAGCTCAAGGAGGTGGCCAAGGAGCTCCGGGAG GTGGTGAGCCAGATCGACCGGCTGACGTCGGATTTCGAGTTCGACCTGGAGCCGGACGACTGGACCACGGCGACGGCGAGCAGCACCTCGAGCAGCGAgaagggcggcggcggcagcggcggcggcgcggagctggGCCAGCTGGACCTGCTGGCCTCCGACATCCTCTCCGACAGCTGGGAATTCTGCTCCTTCCTGGAGGCCTCCACGCCGTCGGACCCCGGCGACGGCcccgagccgccggcgccgccgggccgcccgctGCTGAACGGCGGCGCCCCGCTGGCCAacggcccccgcggcggcacCCCGGACTCGTCCAGCGAGGAGGCCTTCGGCGGCGGCGGAccgggcccccgcggcccgtcggcccggccgcccggcgcccgcgaGCGCGTCCGCTTCAGCGACGAGGTGCTCTACCACGCGCTGTGCTGCGACGACgaccgcggcggcggggagcagcagcggcggcggcggcggcggccggcggcggcggcggcggcggtggccgggctccgccggcggccgcccaCCAGGAGCAGCGGCACGCAGACCGTCGCCGACAAAAGCACCCAGACGGCGCTGCCTTACGCGCCGGCCAAGGCGAAAATCCCGAATAAAAACTGA